In Hevea brasiliensis isolate MT/VB/25A 57/8 chromosome 13, ASM3005281v1, whole genome shotgun sequence, a single genomic region encodes these proteins:
- the LOC110633959 gene encoding histone H4, whose amino-acid sequence MSGRGKGGKGLGKGGAKRHRKVLRDNIQGITKPAIRRLARRGGVKRISGLIYEETRGVLKIFLENVIRDAVTYTEHARRKTVTAMDVVYALKRQGRTLYGFGG is encoded by the coding sequence ATGTCTGGGCGCGGCAAGGGAGGCAAGGGGCTTGGAAAGGGAGGAGCCAAGCGTCACCGCAAGGTCCTTCGCGATAATATCCAAGGCATTACAAAGCCAGCAATTCGCCGTTTGGCTCGCAGAGGTGGTGTGAAGCGTATCAGTGGTTTAATCTATGAGGAGACCCGTGGTGTCCTCAAGATCTTCCTTGAGAATGTGATCAGAGATGCTGTGACGTACACCGAACACGCTCGCCGTAAGACTGTTACAGCCATGGATGTGGTGTATGCACTGAAGAGACAGGGTAGAACCCTTTATGGATTTGGTGGTTAG